One Mercenaria mercenaria strain notata chromosome 12, MADL_Memer_1, whole genome shotgun sequence DNA segment encodes these proteins:
- the LOC123533846 gene encoding carbohydrate sulfotransferase 11-like isoform X1 — translation MLLIQVVTQWDSVMKSPEISAMPWKTCSFVFIGITAVILTLFCILQPGINVRIFQIYTTEQRLNQVTPFQNPGEFSERKLQKSSIQPVMGNVGHENSTKITFEQINKIQEEAKMHSVAEAMKTRFQVLQEKCEKHLKNLSSFGIKGSIYSIQQKINYCETPKVGCTFWKSVMRFLAGDYPTGRQIQKPSDIDRAFVHSGPWKNIKRYGNDAVKLGVLSTGYNIMFVREPYSRLWSGYLDKFYLPDFWQRYGPIFRHTSKKDCIQNISFEEFLTFIAENHHATSDMHWTPFYQLCNPCHVKYDVIGKMETFSNDSKFILNKLGHDMLVDDKQNNSKSRAKEEIRSLSKYNFSFKNNSCFFHEVIAKRLWSVFQMNGYIQKNIPFPLEMFSDKNFYLGSDNTTSVFIKYAFKALDSQTVSDHDLKEQKHQYMIDGYSTIPMPLLYRIQKQFQIDFELFGYNAEPAEIFSRQFVQHYMITI, via the exons ATGCTTTTGATACAGGTCGTCACACAG tGGGATTCGGTGATGAAAAGTCCTGAAATATCAGCAATGCCGTGGAAGACATGCTCGTTCGTTTTCATCGGAATTACTGCAGTAATTCtaacattattttgtattctacAACCAG gtataaatGTCAGAATATTCCAAATATATACAACGGAACAGAGATTGAACCAAGTGACTCCA TTTCAGAATCCTGGAGAATTCAGTGAAAGAAAACTGCAGAAAAGCTCTATACAGCCAGTAATGGGAAATGTTGGACATGAAAATAGTACAAAAATTACATTCGagcaaataaacaaaattcaaGAAGAGGCTAAAATGCATAGCGTCGCTGAAGCTATGAAAACACGATTTCAAGttttacaagaaaaatgtgaaaaacacCTGAAAAATCTTTCTTCTTTTGGGATCAAAGGTTCCATTTATTCCattcaacagaaaataaattattgtgaAACTCCAAAAGTCGGATGTACATTTTGGAAGTCTGTGATGCGATTTCTGGCAGGAGATTATCCAACAGGAAGACAGATCCAAAAACCGTCCGATATTGACCGAGCTTTTGTTCATTCTGGTCCGTGGAAAAATATAAAGCGATATGGGAACGATGCTGTAAAACTAGGGGTTTTGTCGACAGGATACAACATTATGTTTGTTCGTGAACCTTATTCAAGACTATGGTCGGGTTACCTTGACAAATTTTATTTACCCGATTTCTGGCAAAGATACGGACCAATATTCAGACATACAAGCAAAAAAGATTGCATTCAGAACATTTCATTCGAAGAATTTTTAACCTTTATAGCAGAAAATCATCATGCTACATCGGACATGCACTGGACTCCGTTTTACCAGTTGTGTAACCCGTGTCACGTGAAATATGACGTCATTGGTAAAATGGAGACGTTCAGCAATGACAGTAAATTTATTCTTAACAAGCTAGGACATGACATGTTAGTAGATGATAAACAGAACAATTCGAAATCAAGAGCGAAAGAGGAAATTCGTTCGCTTTCTAAATACAATTTCAGTTTCAAAAACAACAGTTGTTTCTTTCACGAAGTGATTGCAAAAAGGTTGTGGTCGGTCTTTCAGATGAATGGCTATATTCAAAAGAATATACCCTTTCCGCTTGAAATGTTTAGTGATAAGAATTTTTATTTAGGCTCGGATAATACAACCTCAGTGTTTATAAAGTACGCTTTTAAAGCATTAGACAGTCAGACAGTTTCAGATCATGACCTGAAAGAGCAAAAACATCAATACATGATAGATGGATACAGTACAATACCAATGCCCCTACTGTACAGAATTCAGAAACAATTTCAGATCGACTTTGAATTGTTTGGCTACAACGCAGAGCCTGCTGAGATATTTTCGCGTCAGTTTGTGCAACATTACATGATAACAATATAG
- the LOC123533846 gene encoding carbohydrate sulfotransferase 11-like isoform X3, translating into MGNVGHENSTKITFEQINKIQEEAKMHSVAEAMKTRFQVLQEKCEKHLKNLSSFGIKGSIYSIQQKINYCETPKVGCTFWKSVMRFLAGDYPTGRQIQKPSDIDRAFVHSGPWKNIKRYGNDAVKLGVLSTGYNIMFVREPYSRLWSGYLDKFYLPDFWQRYGPIFRHTSKKDCIQNISFEEFLTFIAENHHATSDMHWTPFYQLCNPCHVKYDVIGKMETFSNDSKFILNKLGHDMLVDDKQNNSKSRAKEEIRSLSKYNFSFKNNSCFFHEVIAKRLWSVFQMNGYIQKNIPFPLEMFSDKNFYLGSDNTTSVFIKYAFKALDSQTVSDHDLKEQKHQYMIDGYSTIPMPLLYRIQKQFQIDFELFGYNAEPAEIFSRQFVQHYMITI; encoded by the coding sequence ATGGGAAATGTTGGACATGAAAATAGTACAAAAATTACATTCGagcaaataaacaaaattcaaGAAGAGGCTAAAATGCATAGCGTCGCTGAAGCTATGAAAACACGATTTCAAGttttacaagaaaaatgtgaaaaacacCTGAAAAATCTTTCTTCTTTTGGGATCAAAGGTTCCATTTATTCCattcaacagaaaataaattattgtgaAACTCCAAAAGTCGGATGTACATTTTGGAAGTCTGTGATGCGATTTCTGGCAGGAGATTATCCAACAGGAAGACAGATCCAAAAACCGTCCGATATTGACCGAGCTTTTGTTCATTCTGGTCCGTGGAAAAATATAAAGCGATATGGGAACGATGCTGTAAAACTAGGGGTTTTGTCGACAGGATACAACATTATGTTTGTTCGTGAACCTTATTCAAGACTATGGTCGGGTTACCTTGACAAATTTTATTTACCCGATTTCTGGCAAAGATACGGACCAATATTCAGACATACAAGCAAAAAAGATTGCATTCAGAACATTTCATTCGAAGAATTTTTAACCTTTATAGCAGAAAATCATCATGCTACATCGGACATGCACTGGACTCCGTTTTACCAGTTGTGTAACCCGTGTCACGTGAAATATGACGTCATTGGTAAAATGGAGACGTTCAGCAATGACAGTAAATTTATTCTTAACAAGCTAGGACATGACATGTTAGTAGATGATAAACAGAACAATTCGAAATCAAGAGCGAAAGAGGAAATTCGTTCGCTTTCTAAATACAATTTCAGTTTCAAAAACAACAGTTGTTTCTTTCACGAAGTGATTGCAAAAAGGTTGTGGTCGGTCTTTCAGATGAATGGCTATATTCAAAAGAATATACCCTTTCCGCTTGAAATGTTTAGTGATAAGAATTTTTATTTAGGCTCGGATAATACAACCTCAGTGTTTATAAAGTACGCTTTTAAAGCATTAGACAGTCAGACAGTTTCAGATCATGACCTGAAAGAGCAAAAACATCAATACATGATAGATGGATACAGTACAATACCAATGCCCCTACTGTACAGAATTCAGAAACAATTTCAGATCGACTTTGAATTGTTTGGCTACAACGCAGAGCCTGCTGAGATATTTTCGCGTCAGTTTGTGCAACATTACATGATAACAATATAG
- the LOC123533846 gene encoding carbohydrate sulfotransferase 11-like isoform X2, which yields MKSPEISAMPWKTCSFVFIGITAVILTLFCILQPGINVRIFQIYTTEQRLNQVTPFQNPGEFSERKLQKSSIQPVMGNVGHENSTKITFEQINKIQEEAKMHSVAEAMKTRFQVLQEKCEKHLKNLSSFGIKGSIYSIQQKINYCETPKVGCTFWKSVMRFLAGDYPTGRQIQKPSDIDRAFVHSGPWKNIKRYGNDAVKLGVLSTGYNIMFVREPYSRLWSGYLDKFYLPDFWQRYGPIFRHTSKKDCIQNISFEEFLTFIAENHHATSDMHWTPFYQLCNPCHVKYDVIGKMETFSNDSKFILNKLGHDMLVDDKQNNSKSRAKEEIRSLSKYNFSFKNNSCFFHEVIAKRLWSVFQMNGYIQKNIPFPLEMFSDKNFYLGSDNTTSVFIKYAFKALDSQTVSDHDLKEQKHQYMIDGYSTIPMPLLYRIQKQFQIDFELFGYNAEPAEIFSRQFVQHYMITI from the exons ATGAAAAGTCCTGAAATATCAGCAATGCCGTGGAAGACATGCTCGTTCGTTTTCATCGGAATTACTGCAGTAATTCtaacattattttgtattctacAACCAG gtataaatGTCAGAATATTCCAAATATATACAACGGAACAGAGATTGAACCAAGTGACTCCA TTTCAGAATCCTGGAGAATTCAGTGAAAGAAAACTGCAGAAAAGCTCTATACAGCCAGTAATGGGAAATGTTGGACATGAAAATAGTACAAAAATTACATTCGagcaaataaacaaaattcaaGAAGAGGCTAAAATGCATAGCGTCGCTGAAGCTATGAAAACACGATTTCAAGttttacaagaaaaatgtgaaaaacacCTGAAAAATCTTTCTTCTTTTGGGATCAAAGGTTCCATTTATTCCattcaacagaaaataaattattgtgaAACTCCAAAAGTCGGATGTACATTTTGGAAGTCTGTGATGCGATTTCTGGCAGGAGATTATCCAACAGGAAGACAGATCCAAAAACCGTCCGATATTGACCGAGCTTTTGTTCATTCTGGTCCGTGGAAAAATATAAAGCGATATGGGAACGATGCTGTAAAACTAGGGGTTTTGTCGACAGGATACAACATTATGTTTGTTCGTGAACCTTATTCAAGACTATGGTCGGGTTACCTTGACAAATTTTATTTACCCGATTTCTGGCAAAGATACGGACCAATATTCAGACATACAAGCAAAAAAGATTGCATTCAGAACATTTCATTCGAAGAATTTTTAACCTTTATAGCAGAAAATCATCATGCTACATCGGACATGCACTGGACTCCGTTTTACCAGTTGTGTAACCCGTGTCACGTGAAATATGACGTCATTGGTAAAATGGAGACGTTCAGCAATGACAGTAAATTTATTCTTAACAAGCTAGGACATGACATGTTAGTAGATGATAAACAGAACAATTCGAAATCAAGAGCGAAAGAGGAAATTCGTTCGCTTTCTAAATACAATTTCAGTTTCAAAAACAACAGTTGTTTCTTTCACGAAGTGATTGCAAAAAGGTTGTGGTCGGTCTTTCAGATGAATGGCTATATTCAAAAGAATATACCCTTTCCGCTTGAAATGTTTAGTGATAAGAATTTTTATTTAGGCTCGGATAATACAACCTCAGTGTTTATAAAGTACGCTTTTAAAGCATTAGACAGTCAGACAGTTTCAGATCATGACCTGAAAGAGCAAAAACATCAATACATGATAGATGGATACAGTACAATACCAATGCCCCTACTGTACAGAATTCAGAAACAATTTCAGATCGACTTTGAATTGTTTGGCTACAACGCAGAGCCTGCTGAGATATTTTCGCGTCAGTTTGTGCAACATTACATGATAACAATATAG